GAGAAAGAATGTTTTGATTTATTATGCCGTTCTTACATAGAAGCTCGCTATAACAAAGATTTCAGTATCTCACAAGAACAACTAGAATACCTTATTTCCCGTGTAGATATTCTGAAAGATATTACTGAACGCTTGTGTAAGGAGAAGATTGCGGAATATGATACAATGACTGAATAATTGTTCCCTGTGAAATAAGTCGGTGTCACATTTATAACTTGAACTCAGAATTCAGCTCTCTATGAAATGAAAAACAAAATATATCTGTCATCTGTCACAGACTATAATCTAACTTGCAGAGTATAAGTACTTAATGTTGTGATAGCACAAGGTGACAGCAGTGTGATAGCAATAATGCTATCACCTAAAAAACAAAGATAAAATAAAGACGCTGCTCGAAAATAAATAGTATCAGCCATCAATGGATTAGTAGTTCAATTTATTATCCTCGTACTTATGAGTTGTGTCCTGCCTTGAAACCAACAGTTTCAAGGCGCGGAACTGTTGGTTCTGCGGTTTGAAACTTTAGTTTCATACGCTTGAAACTCTAGTTCTAATTGCTTGAAACCATTGGTTTCTTACCAATGAAACTATAGTTTCCCTTAGCTGGAACTGTAGTTTCAAGCAGGGAAAACTAATTTGCCCCGTAATTCGGCATTGGCAATCCCGTTTCTTTCGGTTAAAGAGATGCTTGATATATCAATAATTTTCTGTATTAAAAACTTGTTTTCTTTGCCGGTTTCGGATATTATGACTAATTTAGCAGTCTCAACGATCACAAAGACGCTGACAAAACAAATTATTATCAAATTAATGAAAATTACTCAATTTCGTAAGAACGAAGATACGATAGCGCTTAGCGTAATGGATCTAGATATATTGGTAAATAAGATAAAGACAGAAATAAAATCCCGTCCTGTTTCTACATTCAGAGAGCATCTGCGATATACCCTTTCCGATGAACGGTGTATGTTTGCCAATAAACTGCCCAAGATAATTCCTGCCGCTGAATTCCGTAAAGTAAACGGCCAGAAACAGATGAAAAACTACAACGGTATTGTAGAACTGACCATTGGCCCTTTATCCAATAAGTCGGAAATAGCTTTGGTGAAACAAAAAGCTTGCGAGCAGCCGCAAACCCGTTGTGTTTTCATGGGTTCAAGTGGAAAAACGGTGAAAATATGGACTACCTTCACCCGACCGGACAACTCCCTTCCCAAAACACGGGAAGAAGCGGAACTATTCCACGCCCACGCCTATCGACTGGCCGTGAAATGTTATCAGCCCCAAATCCCGTTTGATATACTTCCCAAAGAACCGACCCTGGAACAATATTCGCGCTTATCCTACGACCCGAACATCATATATCGTCCGGATTCAGTCCAATTTTATCTCTCTCAACCATCATCCATGCCCGAAGAAACCACTTTCCGTGAAGCGGTTCAGGCGGAGAAATCTCCATTGACCCGTGCCGTACCGGGATATGATGCGGAAAATGCCTTCCTGATGCTTTTCGAAGCCGCTTTTCGGAAAGCTTATGCCGATCTCCGGGAAGCGGGACTCGAATTGCGCAATGACACATGGCATCCTTTAGTTGTCCAACTGGCTAAAAACTGTTTTGCTTCGGGACTTCCGCAAGAAGAAGTTGTGAAACGTACCGTTTTCCACTTCTATATGTATAAACAAGAAGAGCTTATCCGGCAAATGATTGGCAATATATATACCGAGTGCAAAGGCTTCGGCAAGAATATCAGCCTAAGCAAAGAGCAGCAACTCGCCTTGCAGACTGAAGAATTCATGAAACGCCGCTATGAATTCCGCCATAATACCCAAATTGGCGAGGTAGAATATCGTGAAAGGCTTTCTTTCCGTTTCCGCTTCAATCCTCTCGACAAACGTGCGTTGAACAGCATTGCTTTGGATGCACAAATGGAAGGTATTCCGTTGTGGGACAGGGATATTAGTCGTTATATTTACTCCAATCGCGTCCCTGTATTCAACCCGTTGGAAGATTTTCTCTACCGGCTTCCCGCATGGGACGGTAAAGACCGTATTCGTGCATTGGCAGCCACCGTCCCTTGTAAGAATCCGTATTGGATGGATTTGTTCCACCGTTGGTTCCTCAATATGGTTTCTCATTGGAAAGGAAGCAATAAAAAGTATGCAAACAGTGTTTCGCCCTTACTTGTCGGACCGCAAGGAACACGTAAATCCACCTTTTGCCGGAGCATAATGCCGCCTTCTGAGCGTTCCTACTATACCGACAGTATTGATTTCTCCCGAAAGAAAGATGCCGAACTTTACCTTAATCGTTTTGCGCTTATCAATATCGATGAATTTGACCAGGTGAGTTCGACACAACAAGGCTTTCTGAAACATATTCTGCAAAAGCCTGTATTGAATGTGAAGAAACCTCATGGCAGTGCCGTGCTTGAAATGCGCCGTTATGCCTCATTCATAGCCACAAGTAATCAGAAAGACTTGTTGACCGACCCTTCCGGCAGCCGTCGTTTTATTTGCATCGAAGTGACCGGAGTGATTGATACCAACCGTCCGATAGACTATGAGCAGCTTTATGCACAAGCTATGTATGAACTGGAACATGGCGAACGTTACTGGTTCGATCAGGAGGAAGAAAAGATCATGGTGGAAAACAACCGTGAATTTGAACAAGTCCCGCCGGAAGAGCAACTTTTCTTCCGTTATTTCCGTGCCGCACAGCCTGAAGAAGGGGAGTGGCTGTCTCCAGCGGAGATTATGGAAGATATTCAAAAAGGCAGTTCAATCCCGATGTCTGTCAAGAGGGTTAATTCCTTCGGAAGAATACTGAAAAAGCAAGAAATACCTTCCAAACATACGCGTAGCGGTACTCTTTATCATGTCGTAAGACTAATAACCAGGTGACGGCAAAAATGCCATCACCCTGCCGTCACCTCTTGCTGTCACAGTCTTATCGGTTCATTACTAAACTATTAACTCCTAAACTGTGACAGATGACAGCAACTTACCAAATATATTCTTCTGTGTAACGTTGGTAAGTTGGTTCTTCTTTTATCCCTTTATTACGGAATAGTTGTCTGATGTAGGCTTGGTCTTTAGGCATAAGCCCCCGTTCTCCGCGATAGAATCGATAATATCCCGTTTTTCCATAGTGTCCGACCATTTGTATTCTGATACTGACCGCATCCTCATAGGGAATTCTGTTAAGCAACTGCTTAAGTCCCCATGCCACATGGACTTTTACTGTAGTTTTGAAACATTCGCACTGATTCCCATCTGCAGGATAACGTGCCGGATTAACGATGGAGATATAAAGGTAATCGGCTGTTTCACTTTGTGCAGCTACGTAGCGTAAGCATTTCAAGGCTTGTGGGCATTGGTCGTTGAAACAACGAGAGAAATTGTAGGGGACAGACGGGCTGTCGGATTCTTCTTTCATCTTGTAGGGTTTATTTTATTTGTGAAATACTGCTGTTAATACGTTAATATACGGGAAAATATTCTTCACAAAAGTAGGGCTTTATTTTGGGAATGGGAAGTGTTTGGACAAATATTATTGATATGCAAAGAATCTTTTATAGAGAAATTGTGTTGTGATGTATCAAAAAATCTCCATTTCTTTCTCATATCCTATATTTTTACCTATTTTTGCAATTTGCGATAATATAGCCTTGTCGAACGTTACAAAAAAGACACACACATGAAACCGGAAGAAAAGGCTCGAATATAATTGACCGTATGCTTAATGATGCGGGTTGGGAGGTAGTTGATAGAAATCATTATTCTCCTGAAGTATCTGCTATAGCAGTCGAGGAAGGTTTGCTGAAAAGTAATTGTTTTTATAAAGGTGTTTGTTCTGTTGTAGGGTGATTTTGATTACATTGTTGAAAGAATTGGACATGATAAAATAAGGCATTGGAAGGTGAATTAATGAAGAAAAGTACTAATACTATTTGGGTATGATTGACAGAAGACAGATATATCAAGATTTTCAAGCTGCTTTTCCGAAAGAGCATCTTGTAGAAATGACACTTACACAATATACAAATCTCGAAAGACAGAATTCGTTTTGTTATTGGGTTGAATCTAAAACATATGATTTAGGTTCTATTTGGGGTGGCTCTTCTTATAAGTTTGGTATTTATGAATATAGAAACAAACCCAATAAGAATGATTCTCGTATTGTTAGCAATGATAAGTATGCTTGGTATAACAAATATGATAAACAGACTGCTGATGAAGCTTTTGCTATTGTCAGAAGCACTATATTTAAAATAGCAGAACATGCAGGCAAAGGTGAATTGGAAGCAATAGAGAAAATAGATGAGTTAGGCGATGCTTACAAATGGAAAATAGCATTCTTATATTCAGATGAGACTCTAATACCAGTATATAAGCGTGATATGTTGGTTAAGTTGGCTAGTTATTTTGGAATGTCTGTCACAAATAAAACTAAAATTTCTGATTTGCAAAGGTTCCTGATAGAACAGAAAGGCGAAAAAGACCTTTTCGATTTTTATGAGGAGTTACTAAATATTGTAAATGAATTAGATAGTTCAAATATGGAACATAAGATTTGGTTATACGCTCCGGGAGAAAATGCATCTAAGTGGGATGTGTGTTTATCTCAAAACATAATGTGTATTGGTTGGGATGATATGGGTAACCTTTTGGAATACTCTTCTAAGAAAGAAATGGCAACTAAATTGCAGGATATATATGGCAAGCCGGGATCCTCGTTTAAAAATGATAGTTTGGCATTATGGGAGTTTGCTTATGAGATGCAAGTGGGTGATATTGTTATAGTCAAAAAGGGACAGAATCAAATAATAGGGCGTGGTATTGTGAAAAGTGACTATACTTTTGATGATTCTTTCTCTGATTTTAAGCATGTTCGTAAAATGCAATGGACGAATGTCGGAGAATGGGAGACAGTAGGTAAGAATGTCCAAAAAACTTTGACCGATATAACCAAGCAGCCGGATTATGTGAAATCTTTGGAGAAGCTGTTTGAGGATAAATCGCAAAAGCAATATTGGTGGCTTGTGGCTAGTCCTAAAATATGGAGCTTTTCGAAAGCTCTGGTTGGGGAAATACAAGACTATACTCTTTATAATGATAGTGGAAACCAACGAAGGGTATTCCAAAATTTTATTGATGCAAAAGAAGGAGACATCGTTATTGGCTATGAAGCTACTCCTGTTAAACAGGTGGTAGCTATTGCAGAAATAGCCAAATCTGCCGATGGACAAAAAATATATTTCAAAAAGACTGAAAGCTTATTGAATCCTGTTGATTATTCAGTTATAAAGGATATACCGGAATTAAGTGGTATGGAATTCCTGAAGAATAAGAACGGCTCGTTTTTCAAACTGACAAAAGACGAGTATAACATATTGATGAAATTAATACGTGGCGGAAATCCTATGCATAATCCTCAATATTCCGAAACAAATTTTTTGGATAATGTATTTATAAAATCAGAAGAGTATAATAAGTTGAGAAGCCTATTGTTGGCAAAGAAAAATATCATATTACAAGGCGCTCCGGGTGTTGGTAAAACGTATTCGGCAAAACGCTTAGCTTATTCTATTATAGGAGAAGAAGATAGAACTAAAATAGAGTTCATTCAATTTCATCAGAATTATTCCTATGAAGATTTTGTGATGGGGTATAAGCCAAAAGAAGATGGTGGTTTTGAGCTTAGACGAGGGGTATTCTATAATTTTTGCCAGAAAGCCCAAAGAGATCCGGATGAGAAGTATTTCTTTATTATTGATGAAATTAATAGAGGAAATATGAGTAAGATTTTTGGTGAGTTACTGATGCTTATTGAAAACGATTATCGGGGCGAAAAACATCAAATCCGTCTTGCATATAATGATGAGTATTTTTCTGTCCCGGAGAATCTTTATATCATAGGTCTGATGAATACGGCAGACCGTAGCCTAGCTATGATTGACTACGCATTACGTCGTCGGTTCAGTTTCTTTGACATGGTGCCGGGATTTGATTCGGATGGTTTCAAAAAGTATCAGGAGAATCTTGATTGTGACGCCTTTAATAGGGTGATTGATGCCATCAAAGCTCTGAATGTTGAGATTGCTAAAGATGATTCACTGGGAAAAGGTTTTTGTATCGGTCATAGTTATTTCTGTAATCAGGAATCTATTGATAATATGTGGCTTGGAAATGTGATTGAATATGATATTGCCCCTATGTTACGCGAATATTGGTTTGACAATGATAAGAAATTCAAAGAAGAAACAGACAAATTATTGAGCCTGATAAAATGACAATAGACAAAGGTATACTCATTCGCAATATCTATTATATGTTGACTTATGCTTTTCAAGAGCTTAAGCAGAACAACTATGAAGAAATAGCAGGTGAAAAATTTGACGAGATTCATGATTTATTTTCTGAAATACTTGTTCGTGGTATTTCGTATCAACTTAAGCAGGGGTTACATAAAGAATATATTTCTTGTCATGGCTCATTATCTACGTTGAAGGGTAAGCTTGATATAAATGGTACTATCAATAATTTGATGCGAAAACAACAGAAAATAGATTGTGAGTATGATGAATTATCGGAGAATAACAAGTTTAATCAGATATTAAAGACGACTGTTCAATTCTTGCTGAAACATCCGAATGTCAAATCGGACAGAAAAGCTTCGTTGAAGCGTCTTATGCTTTTCTTTAGAAATGTAGAAGTTATTGACATCTTGACGATAAACTGGACTACTATGCGCTTTGATAGAAATTGCAAGACTTATCAAATGCTTCTATATGTTTGTTATTTCATTCTCGACGGTATGTTGATGACTACGGAAAGGGGTACGTATAAAATGAGGGATTTCTCCGATGAGCATATGTGCAGGCTTTATGAGAAGTTTGTTTTGGAGTATTATAGAAAGCATTATCCGGAATTAAAAGCAAAGGCTACCCAAATAGACTGGAATATTGATAAAGAACAGTCTACTTCCAGTATTCTTCCTATAATGCGGACGGATATAACGCTGACATTTAAAGAGAGAACATTGATTATTGATACCAAATATTATAGTAAATCAATGCAATGCCAATTTGACAAGAGAACTATTCATTCTAATAACCTGTATCAGATCCATTCTTATGTAATGAATTATGATGTTAATCATACTGGGAACGTGGATGGAATGTTACTGTATGTCAAGACAGAAGAAGATATAACACCTGATGGGCAGACGACATTTAGGGATGGGAATATCATATATTACCGGACACTTGATCTGAATCAGGATTTTGAGAATATTAAAAAACAGTTGGATGTATTTCTAGAACATAGTCTGTAGCTATTAGTATAATATTTCTTTTAATTTGTCTAATATAATTTTCTTCTCATTACTACCGATAGTAGACAATCTCACCAACGGAATTCCGTACAACTCTAAAATACGATCCTTTTTAATATCACGTTCAGACTGACTTGTCCCCGATTTATGGGATGTATAACCATCTGTTTCAATAGCCAGTACCGGTTGTTTACTCACACGATTATAAATCAGAAAATCAATATGAGTGTTTATATTTGCAGCATATTTGCTTTCCTCCTCATTCAATAGAGAATAATCCTGAATCAACATATAGAGTGGTAAATGGCAAATGATATTTAAATGACGCATATTGATATTCTCCTTCAGAATATCTTCAAGTAAGGCGAATGTAAGATTCTCGGAATCGTACTCGGATATTTTCTTGTGTTTCTTCAAATAGGCAATTCGTGCATCTGTATATTGCTCATATAGATAATCGAATATAGAATGAATCTTACTGGTGGAAACAGTGCCATTGTTATATTCGATATAAGCGATCAAATCGCTGATATTGCAGTCTTTGGGTTGTTCGTTTCCCGATACGACTAAATAGAATTGTGATTTAGCCCGCGAAACAGCAACATTGAGTAGGTTGGGATCGTCGGAAAAGGAAGTGATGACATCGTCGACAGTGGTCATAATGATAGCATCCTTTTCTCTTCCCTGAAATTTATGGACTGTTGCAACATCAATATCCTCTTCAAGCGCGGATTTTACTGCATCTACTTGTTTGTTATATGGAGCTATGACGCCAATTTCATCTGTTTCATAAGATAGATTCGGTAGTACTTCCTCTTTGATAACATCTATTTCCCGTTGATTCATGTGGCTGCGGGAGTGGTTACCTTTGGCTGTCCGTATGGCACAAATGACATCCTCTTCTCCTTTATCACGTGTCATGATGACAAGATCTCCACCATAAAATTTCTGATTACAGAAGTTGATGATTCGGGGATGGCATCGATAATGTTCCCGTAACAAGGTCTGCGGTACATTCGGAATAACTTTGCAGACGGATTGCAGAAAACTCATATTGGCACAATCATATTCCGGCTTAATCAGGCAGGCATTAGCGATAAAGTTTAGTTTTTCCTTATCTTCTTCGGTGACCACATTGGGAAGTTGCATGGTGTCGCCGACAATGATTGCATTTTTAGCACATGACAAGGCTAAAGCTCCGGTTTCAACGGAAACCTGTGACGCTTCGTCCATAATGATATAATCATATACGGCATCTCGTTGCAGACAGCTTAATGATGAGAAGGTAGTACTTAATATGATAGGATATTCTTTCTGTACCTCTCGCCAATTATTTCTTAGATCAGGGAGCGTAAAGATTGGCTTGTTATGATTATTGCCATAGGTATGAAATAACTGATTCTTTAGATATTTCATTGATGCGTCGGCCATTTGTCTAGCCATTTCTGTTGCATCTTTGTTGGCAAGTTCCTTTTCTAATGTGTCTATCTCGACTTCCAGTTCTGCATACTTTGTTTGGTAGAATAAGATTTGGAAGTCGGCGATAATCAAACTCATCTCCCGTTTATAGAAACCTTTATCGGGGATTTTACAAATCGCTTTGCTTCTGAATTTAAATAATAACCATTTCAACCGTTGAATAAAAGCTGCTATTCCCTGAAGACTTGATGATTGTTCTTTTTCTGCAAATTGCTGACATTCATTCCATAAATTCAGAAGGTCTGCCGAGCTGGAACTTTTCCGTTGTTGGAGAGTAAATTCTTTTTGGATAACTTCTCAAGTACATTGACGATGGCGGAGTTATTATTAGATACTACCTGAACAGTCTTACCACGTACAAAGATATTGGATATAAAAGTAAGAATATTTTCCAGAATATCAAAACTGAAGTAGAAAAAAATGTAATGACTTTATTCAGTTTTTGCATCGTTCTAAATATAGAGTGGATTCGGTTTGAGAGCTTCGAACGTGATAAAAGAGATTTGTTTTGCCAATGAAATCATTATCTTTGCAAGGTATATATTAATGAACAAGGAGGATATTATGCTTGCATACACATATATTGAACACGGAAAGTTTGAGTTGCAGGAGAAAGCGAGACCGGAAATAAAGGATTCACGGGATGCAATCGTACGTGTGACACTTGGTAGTATTTGTACGAGTGATCTTCATATTAAACATGGTAGTGTGCCGCGTGCTGTACCCGGAATAACTGTCGGGCATGAAATGGTAGGTGTGGTAGAACAAGTGGGACCTAATGTCACTTCGGTGAAGCCTGGTGACAGGGTGACTGTGAATGTTGAAACTTTCTGCGGTGAGTGTTTTTTCTGTAAGCATGGATATGTGAACAACTGTACTGATCCCAATGGTGGTTGGGCTTTAGGATGTCGAATTGACGGCGGACAGGCGGAGTATGTCAGAGTCCCTTATGCAGATCAAGGTTTGAACCGTATTCCTGATACTGTGAGTGATGAGCAAGCCTTGTTTGTTGGTGATGTGCTTGCGACAGGCTTTTGGGCAGCACGTATCTCGGAGATTACCGAGGAGGATACTGTTCTGATTATCGGTGCCGGACCTACCGGAGTTTGTACTTTGTTATGTGTGATGTTGAAGCACCCTAAACGTATTATTGTCTGTGAAAAGTCTCCTGAAAGAATTCGCTTTGTTTGCGAGCATTATCCTGATGTGTTAGTAACGGAGCCTGAAAACTGCAAGGATTTTGTGATTCAAAACAGTGACCATGGTGGCGCAGATGTTGTTTTGGAAGTAGCGGGGAGTGATGATTCTTTCCATTTGGCATGGGCTTGTGCTCGTCCTAATGCTGTTGTCACCATAGTAGCCCTCTATGACCAGCCGCAACTTCTTCCTTTACCTGATATGTATGGAAAGAATCTGATCTTTAAAACAGGGGGAGTGGATGGTTGTGATTGTGCCGAGATTCTCAACCTGATTGAGGAAGGGGAAATTGATACTACTTCTCTTATTACACATCGATTTCCGTTGAATGAGATTGAGGAGGCTTATCGTGTCTTTGAAAACAAGTTGGATGGGGTTATTAAAGTAGCTATATCAGGAAATAAATGAAAATTAAATAGAAGTCACATATGAAGAATATACTGATAGTGAGCAATAGTGATACGTGCCGCAGTCGTATGGCGCAGGAAATTTTAAACTCGTTCGGTAGAGGGATGAAGATTAGTACTGCCGGTGTTTTGGTTGGAAATTCTGTCCCGGATGTTGTTTGCCAGGTGATGGAACAGAATGGATATGACTTTTCACGTAGAAAGCCTTGTGATGTTGCGACGTATGCCCAACAGACATGGGATTATGTCATTACCCTTTGCCCGGAAGCGGAAGAAGTGCAAAAGGAAATGCAGGGGGTAGTGAGAAAATATGTTTCTTTTGATTTTGCAGATCCTTTTCGGGGAGGTATTCATGCCGAAGATGAACAGGAAGAACGGGTGGTGGCACTATATAACGCTATGCATAAAGAACTGTACGAGTTTTTTCGGAGTGAATTAATGGAGAAACTCTTGCCTCGCTGTTCTTGTGGGGCGAATACATATTGTAGGTGCGAGTAGGAATATGAATAGAATCATATATGTGCCTCGTCCGGTGATGATGGCAGAGTTGATTAATCTTTAACACGAAGTTGCCAGAAAGCGATAGCGGATGCGGCAGCTACATTGAGTGAATCTACTCCGTTTGCCATAGGGATGCGAACCACATAGTCTGCCTCGGTAATTGTTTCGTTTCGAAGACCGTCACCTTCGGTTCCCATCACAATGGCTAACTTGGGTTCGGTCGCTAAGATGGGACTATCAATAGAGATTGATTTTTCTGTAAGTGCCATAGCGACTGTGCGGAATCCCAGTTTATGCAATTCATTGGGAGAACCATTCAACCAAGCCCATGGTATCAGGAAAACAGATCCCATTGAAACTCTGACTGCACGTCGGTTCAACGGGTCGCA
The Bacteroides luhongzhouii DNA segment above includes these coding regions:
- a CDS encoding BT4734/BF3469 family protein, whose amino-acid sequence is MKITQFRKNEDTIALSVMDLDILVNKIKTEIKSRPVSTFREHLRYTLSDERCMFANKLPKIIPAAEFRKVNGQKQMKNYNGIVELTIGPLSNKSEIALVKQKACEQPQTRCVFMGSSGKTVKIWTTFTRPDNSLPKTREEAELFHAHAYRLAVKCYQPQIPFDILPKEPTLEQYSRLSYDPNIIYRPDSVQFYLSQPSSMPEETTFREAVQAEKSPLTRAVPGYDAENAFLMLFEAAFRKAYADLREAGLELRNDTWHPLVVQLAKNCFASGLPQEEVVKRTVFHFYMYKQEELIRQMIGNIYTECKGFGKNISLSKEQQLALQTEEFMKRRYEFRHNTQIGEVEYRERLSFRFRFNPLDKRALNSIALDAQMEGIPLWDRDISRYIYSNRVPVFNPLEDFLYRLPAWDGKDRIRALAATVPCKNPYWMDLFHRWFLNMVSHWKGSNKKYANSVSPLLVGPQGTRKSTFCRSIMPPSERSYYTDSIDFSRKKDAELYLNRFALINIDEFDQVSSTQQGFLKHILQKPVLNVKKPHGSAVLEMRRYASFIATSNQKDLLTDPSGSRRFICIEVTGVIDTNRPIDYEQLYAQAMYELEHGERYWFDQEEEKIMVENNREFEQVPPEEQLFFRYFRAAQPEEGEWLSPAEIMEDIQKGSSIPMSVKRVNSFGRILKKQEIPSKHTRSGTLYHVVRLITR
- a CDS encoding DUF6078 family protein, encoding MKEESDSPSVPYNFSRCFNDQCPQALKCLRYVAAQSETADYLYISIVNPARYPADGNQCECFKTTVKVHVAWGLKQLLNRIPYEDAVSIRIQMVGHYGKTGYYRFYRGERGLMPKDQAYIRQLFRNKGIKEEPTYQRYTEEYIW
- a CDS encoding AAA family ATPase; amino-acid sequence: MIDRRQIYQDFQAAFPKEHLVEMTLTQYTNLERQNSFCYWVESKTYDLGSIWGGSSYKFGIYEYRNKPNKNDSRIVSNDKYAWYNKYDKQTADEAFAIVRSTIFKIAEHAGKGELEAIEKIDELGDAYKWKIAFLYSDETLIPVYKRDMLVKLASYFGMSVTNKTKISDLQRFLIEQKGEKDLFDFYEELLNIVNELDSSNMEHKIWLYAPGENASKWDVCLSQNIMCIGWDDMGNLLEYSSKKEMATKLQDIYGKPGSSFKNDSLALWEFAYEMQVGDIVIVKKGQNQIIGRGIVKSDYTFDDSFSDFKHVRKMQWTNVGEWETVGKNVQKTLTDITKQPDYVKSLEKLFEDKSQKQYWWLVASPKIWSFSKALVGEIQDYTLYNDSGNQRRVFQNFIDAKEGDIVIGYEATPVKQVVAIAEIAKSADGQKIYFKKTESLLNPVDYSVIKDIPELSGMEFLKNKNGSFFKLTKDEYNILMKLIRGGNPMHNPQYSETNFLDNVFIKSEEYNKLRSLLLAKKNIILQGAPGVGKTYSAKRLAYSIIGEEDRTKIEFIQFHQNYSYEDFVMGYKPKEDGGFELRRGVFYNFCQKAQRDPDEKYFFIIDEINRGNMSKIFGELLMLIENDYRGEKHQIRLAYNDEYFSVPENLYIIGLMNTADRSLAMIDYALRRRFSFFDMVPGFDSDGFKKYQENLDCDAFNRVIDAIKALNVEIAKDDSLGKGFCIGHSYFCNQESIDNMWLGNVIEYDIAPMLREYWFDNDKKFKEETDKLLSLIK
- the mcrC gene encoding 5-methylcytosine-specific restriction endonuclease system specificity protein McrC, with protein sequence MTIDKGILIRNIYYMLTYAFQELKQNNYEEIAGEKFDEIHDLFSEILVRGISYQLKQGLHKEYISCHGSLSTLKGKLDINGTINNLMRKQQKIDCEYDELSENNKFNQILKTTVQFLLKHPNVKSDRKASLKRLMLFFRNVEVIDILTINWTTMRFDRNCKTYQMLLYVCYFILDGMLMTTERGTYKMRDFSDEHMCRLYEKFVLEYYRKHYPELKAKATQIDWNIDKEQSTSSILPIMRTDITLTFKERTLIIDTKYYSKSMQCQFDKRTIHSNNLYQIHSYVMNYDVNHTGNVDGMLLYVKTEEDITPDGQTTFRDGNIIYYRTLDLNQDFENIKKQLDVFLEHSL
- a CDS encoding alcohol dehydrogenase gives rise to the protein MLAYTYIEHGKFELQEKARPEIKDSRDAIVRVTLGSICTSDLHIKHGSVPRAVPGITVGHEMVGVVEQVGPNVTSVKPGDRVTVNVETFCGECFFCKHGYVNNCTDPNGGWALGCRIDGGQAEYVRVPYADQGLNRIPDTVSDEQALFVGDVLATGFWAARISEITEEDTVLIIGAGPTGVCTLLCVMLKHPKRIIVCEKSPERIRFVCEHYPDVLVTEPENCKDFVIQNSDHGGADVVLEVAGSDDSFHLAWACARPNAVVTIVALYDQPQLLPLPDMYGKNLIFKTGGVDGCDCAEILNLIEEGEIDTTSLITHRFPLNEIEEAYRVFENKLDGVIKVAISGNK
- a CDS encoding low molecular weight phosphatase family protein encodes the protein MKNILIVSNSDTCRSRMAQEILNSFGRGMKISTAGVLVGNSVPDVVCQVMEQNGYDFSRRKPCDVATYAQQTWDYVITLCPEAEEVQKEMQGVVRKYVSFDFADPFRGGIHAEDEQEERVVALYNAMHKELYEFFRSELMEKLLPRCSCGANTYCRCE